The following proteins are co-located in the Apium graveolens cultivar Ventura chromosome 5, ASM990537v1, whole genome shotgun sequence genome:
- the LOC141723775 gene encoding zinc finger CCCH domain-containing protein 39-like translates to MDYSEQARDVQGRFRANDESFGANSNADQCRSFKRPRISENVRDSRMPNLNNTSRAGIPFKAQPCCDFRTRGCGYGTACRYSHEFRGTSQGEMVAKEVGVGYNNLCKWYADGKPCPYGNRCRFLHENVKNAGEFRKSHAISLAGYNQDSSLKQGNRIAGSSFGAKQDNRPVDASLRASQEHQRSMYWRTRLCHKWETVKECPYGSKCYYAHGLAELLPRPNPRYGNLPAKSVAGLAKDEKSGVARVEGKEGGSVRWKTVNKVVGIYADWIDDMPLPPDV, encoded by the exons ATGGATTATAGTGAGCAGGCACGTGATGTGCAAGGTAGATTTAGGGCTAATGATGAATCATTTGGAGCTAATAGTAATGCTGATCAATGTAGATCTTTTAAGAGGCCAAGAATTTCGGAAAATGTAAGGGACTCAAGAATGCCGAATTTGAACAATACATCTAGGGCAGGCATTCCTTTTAAGGCTCAACCATGTTGTGATTTTAGAACCCGGGGTTGTGGTTACGGGACTGCTTGTCGATATTCTCATGAGTTTCGAGGAACAAGTCAGGGTGAAATGGTGGCAAAAGAGGTTGGAGTTGGTTATAATAATTTGTGCAAGTGGTATGCTGATGGGAAACCTTGCCCTTATGGCAATAGATGTCGTTTTCTTCATGAAAATGTTAAGAATGCGGGTGAGTTTAGGAAGAGTCATGCCATTAGCCTTGCTGGTTATAATCAGGATTCAAGTTTGAAGCAAGGCAATAGAATTGCTGGATCAAGTTTTGGGGCTAAGCAAGATAATAGGCCTGTGGATGCAAGCTTGAGGGCAAGCCAAGAGCATCAGCGATCAATGTACTGGAGGACGAGGCTGTGTCACAAATGGGAAACAGTTAAAGAATGTCCATATGGCTCGAAATGTTACTATGCTCATGGACTGGCAG AACTTCTTCCTAGACCAAACCCGAGATATGGGAATCTACCTGCAAAATCTGTTGCTGGTCTTGCCAAGGATGAAAAGAGTGGAGTTGCTCGAGTGGAAGGTAAAGAAGGGGGCTCAGTCAGGTGGAAGACGGTAAATAAGGTAGTCGGGATCTATGCTGATTGGATTGATGATATGCCTTTGCCACCTGATGTTTGA
- the LOC141723774 gene encoding uncharacterized protein LOC141723774 yields the protein MSFRALNYPCHVSCNFKKHTSLYASSRGSGFLLNQQKGVGILGGASVDSTLSFIRKLAKLSSDDQEAGIPFVLCSDSVLNKELLHRDRSSFSRTGHPKLDHVMIVETLRSKRAFLERSGACCIAIPCYLSHFWHDEVSKGCSVPVLHIGECVARELKEADLRPVEAGSPLRIGVLSTGTDLLTGIYQDKLHNEGFEVVLPDKATMEHTVDPAIEALSKKDVEGAQTLLRIALQVLLVRGVNTVILASDELRELLPQDDPLLKKCVDPMDALARYTIKYAQSDEIRA from the exons ATGTCTTTCCGTGCATTGAATTATCCGTGTCATGTTTCGTGTAATTTCAAAAAACACACTTCCCTGTATGCGTCATCCAGAGGAAGTGGTTTCTTGTTAAACCAGCAAAAAGGAGTGGGGATTCTCGGAGGTGCATCCGTTGATTCTACTCTTAGTTTTATTAGAAAACTCGCGAAATTGAGTTCAGATGATCAAGAAGCTGGCATTCCTTTTGTTTTGTGCTCAGACTCCGTGTTGAACAAGGAGTTACTGCATCGCGACAGAAGTTCCTTCTCAAGGACAGGACATCCGAAATTGGATCATGTCATGATTGTGGAAACTCTGAGGAGTAAAAGGGCTTTTCTTGAACGTTCAGGAGCTTGCTGCATTGCAATACCTTGTTATTTATCGCATTTCTGGCATGATGAGGTCTCTAAGGGATGTTCTGTTCCGGTCCTTCATATAGGTGAGTGTGTCGCGAGGGAGCTGAAGGAAGCAGATTTGAGGCCAGTTGAAGCTGGAAGTCCTCTACGGATTGGTGTTCTTTCGACAGGCACAGATTTGTTGACAGGGATTTATCAAGACAAGCTTCACAATGAG GGTTTCGAGGTTGTGCTGCCAGATAAAGCAACAATGGAGCACACTGTAGACCCTGCGATTGAAGCTCTAAGCAAAAAAGACGTGGAAGGAGCACAGACTCTTCTGAGAATTGCCCTACAAGTTCTTTTGGTAAGAGGCGTAAACACTGTCATCCTGGCTTCTGATGAATTGCGAGAACTTTTACCTCAGGATGATCCCCTCCTTAAGAAATGTGTTGACCCTATGGATGCATTAGCCAGGTACACTATCAAGTATGCTCAATCAGACGAAATACGTGCATAA